From Dasypus novemcinctus isolate mDasNov1 chromosome 8, mDasNov1.1.hap2, whole genome shotgun sequence, the proteins below share one genomic window:
- the LOC101447879 gene encoding interferon alpha-2-like, which translates to MALPVSVLKTLLMLCSIPACLGCDLPLIYGHQEPFMLLHQMGRLSILSCLKDRTDFQFPQELVDGNQLDKMHATTLLHEVVQQIFNLFSTSGSLATWDDTLLDRFLIGLHQQLDNLETCLGKEKEEDQTHLGSENSRLAVKRYFQGISQYLTEKQDSPCAWEVVRVEIRKCFLFINKLQGNLRK; encoded by the coding sequence ATGGCCCTCCCAGTCTCTGTGCTGAAGACTCTGCTGATGCTGTGCTCCATCCCTGCCTGTCTGGGCTGTGACCTGCCACTGATCTATGGCCACCAGGAGCCCTTCATGCTGTTGCATCAAATGGGGAGACTCTCCATTCTGTCATGTCTGAAGGACAGGACCGACTTCCAATTTCCTCAGGAACTCGTGGATGGGAACCAGCTGGACAAGATGCATGCCACCACTCTCCTGCATGAGGTGGTCCAGCAAATCTTCAACCTCTTCAGTACAAGTGGCTCTCTTGCGACCTGGGATGACACCCTGCTGGACAGATTCCTCATTGGACTTCATCAGCAGCTGGATAACCTGGAGACATgtttggggaaggaaaaggaggaggatcaGACACACCTGGGAAGTGAGAATTCCAGACTGGCTGTGAAGAGGTACTTCCAAGGCATCAGTCAGTATCTGACAGAGAAGCAAGACAGCCCCTGTGCCTGGGAGGTTGTCAGGGTTGAAATCAGAAAGTGCTTTCTCTTCATTAACAAGCTCCAAGGAAACCTCAGGAAATAA
- the LOC101415731 gene encoding interferon omega-1: MGRRVFAWNLPVAFPVSSLVVLMMIFSSPIGSFSCDLPQSLDVRKQETFTVLSQMGTNSLLSCLKDRTDFRFPQEMMDGSQVQKAQAMSVLHEMLQQIFHLFHTEGSSAAWNTTLLDQLRSGLHRQLEDLETCLLQEMGEEDSLLAMEGPALAVRRYFQRIHLYLQKKKHSDCAWEVVRVEIRRCFLFINVLTRELRK, from the exons ATGGGCAG AAGAGTGTTTGCTTGGAACCTACCAGTGGcatttccagtttcttctctggTGGTGTTGATGATGATCTTCTCAAGCCCCATCGGCTCGTTTAGCTGTGACCTGCCTCAGAGCCTTGATGTGAGAAAGCAGGAGACCTTCACAGTGTTGAGTCAAATGGGGACAAACTCCCTTCTTTCTTGTCTGAAGGACAGGACTGACTTCAGATTCCCCCAGGAGATGATGGATGGCAGCCAGGTCCAGAAAGCTCAGGCCATGTCTGTCCTCCACGAGATGCTCCAGCAGATCTTCCACCTCTTCCACACAGAGGGCTCCTCTGCTGCTTGGAACACAACCCTCCTGGACCAACTCCGCTCGGGACTTCATCGACAGCTGGAGGACCTGGAGACCTGTTTGCTGCAGGAGATGGGAGAAGAAGATTCTCTCCTGGCAATGGAGGGCCCCGCACTGGCTGTGAGGAGATACTTCCAGAGAATCCATCTCTACCtgcaaaagaagaaacacagtgacTGTGCCTGGGAGGTTGTCAGGGTGGaaatcaggagatgctttctcttcATAAATGTGCTGACAAGAGAACTCAGGAAGTAA